One region of Bdellovibrio bacteriovorus genomic DNA includes:
- a CDS encoding O-antigen ligase family protein has protein sequence MIWSLFTDLAIATNILSYRSLDFFFTLVILVGLSRWMKRKEPFLGSIFAEFPILNLCVCAFILIAALGYLTYNSTLMSAAEDIFSLRWIAALYASIYLGILLRQASPKWSLTSPLLPFILTVLLLIYLFHPNRDIISSERRLLIFYQNTNHLALALLFPWALYLGNFSLEKKMFSFRTIPCVLGLMLLSLAILFTYSRSAWFGMIIAGIFALVYSRQRLLIYCTMVAVAFCAFCYLTNAFYIQDRVNYTFDFSEASSQNSRLVAWEAYGRMFLEHPLLGVGLENSNNFQTKYYDQMNTPEILRSGHAHNQFLQILAGVGIFGFISYYAIIFTAYIFFHRHFYKAKSESSKKMALAGVLIIVSMLCASITDTPTRIAEGRNYALLLLGLAAGFLKKDDLELRNHEPRKS, from the coding sequence ATGATTTGGTCTCTGTTCACTGACTTAGCTATAGCCACAAATATTTTATCTTATCGGAGTTTGGATTTTTTCTTCACGCTGGTTATATTGGTTGGTTTGTCGAGATGGATGAAACGGAAAGAACCATTTCTAGGGTCCATCTTCGCGGAATTTCCAATTTTAAATCTTTGCGTTTGTGCTTTTATCTTGATCGCCGCTTTAGGGTATCTGACCTATAATTCGACCTTAATGAGCGCAGCCGAAGACATTTTCAGTTTACGCTGGATAGCAGCGCTGTATGCCTCTATTTACCTAGGAATCCTCTTGAGACAGGCTTCTCCAAAATGGAGTTTAACTTCTCCGCTTTTGCCTTTTATCTTAACAGTTCTGCTTTTAATTTATCTCTTTCATCCCAACCGCGACATTATTAGCTCTGAAAGACGTCTTCTAATTTTTTACCAGAATACCAATCATCTCGCATTGGCGCTCCTTTTTCCATGGGCACTTTATCTTGGGAATTTTTCCTTAGAAAAAAAAATGTTTAGCTTTCGAACTATTCCCTGCGTGCTAGGACTCATGCTCTTATCCTTGGCCATTCTTTTTACTTATTCCCGCTCCGCTTGGTTTGGAATGATCATTGCCGGAATTTTTGCTTTAGTATACTCAAGGCAACGCTTATTAATTTACTGTACTATGGTCGCCGTCGCCTTCTGCGCTTTCTGTTATCTCACCAATGCATTTTACATCCAGGATCGAGTTAACTATACATTTGATTTCTCTGAGGCCAGCTCCCAAAATTCGCGACTCGTTGCTTGGGAAGCATATGGAAGAATGTTCCTGGAACATCCCTTACTAGGGGTTGGCTTGGAAAACAGTAATAACTTTCAAACTAAATATTATGACCAAATGAACACCCCGGAAATACTTCGGTCCGGACACGCTCACAACCAATTTTTACAAATCTTAGCTGGGGTCGGAATCTTCGGTTTTATTTCTTACTATGCCATCATCTTTACGGCTTATATATTCTTTCATCGTCATTTTTATAAAGCCAAATCTGAATCGTCAAAAAAAATGGCCCTTGCCGGGGTCCTCATAATAGTATCTATGCTATGCGCATCGATCACCGACACCCCTACCCGGATTGCTGAAGGCCGCAACTATGCACTGTTGCTTCTTGGCTTAGCCGCTGGATTCTTGAAAAAAGACGACCTCGAGTTGAGAAATCATGAACCTCGAAAATCTTAA
- a CDS encoding FkbM family methyltransferase, with amino-acid sequence MNKIKNFFSLQFSKPRWLRRLFGVHPEGIAYVKSKGLKFFLYLGDLYGPSYHLMHWGVDSYESENQKYISRVLSNDSVFLDVGANVGIYSVLAAMEGPNTKVYAFEPDSKSRECIQANIDHNGLNNIKIVSEALSDREGTAVFYMDQNNHGGNSLNKDSIPNVETAKKVSVSLTTMDLFVKKEDLKKIDLIKIDVQEHEVEVLNGAIETLKKFRPIVLIECSTLTEGNKDPFQFFENADYNVFDPKSEKIYSVEEARKALQDKKHTSDHAYIDFFFFPVEKKHYFIADRPHLVFLAEHLSFGGSERALIEYLSCIDREKYKLCLILRDELPDNYLLSSVPEYVEIKTIYPDNEKLSWFAQWRKNNFAKLDLTIRMKKAFLSLPKESYICDFSSVLIKLAYHFPGYKKIYWIHGPKSHMDELELRKFGLRLRAYDLILAVSEHLKTEMQTLLPSLKEKVFSLYNPFDIERIKESANDDSDLSAEDRRLIKGKYILAVGRFAAEKDFITLIQAYSILKNNGFDRKLYIVGDGPRRQEIKDEIKKENLEQDIVLLGARPNPYIWMKNAEMFVHSAFLEGFGLVLVEAMALQKAVVVTDSPVGPREVLDNGKYGILVPVKDPQQMAEAILKLFGEPDAMRDYETLSLSRAKDFQADCILGRFDQIIKSL; translated from the coding sequence TTGAATAAGATAAAGAATTTTTTTTCTCTCCAATTTAGTAAACCTCGTTGGCTGCGTCGCCTTTTCGGTGTTCATCCCGAAGGCATTGCCTATGTGAAGAGCAAAGGTCTTAAGTTCTTTCTTTATCTCGGTGACTTATATGGTCCATCTTACCACCTTATGCACTGGGGTGTGGACTCTTATGAGAGTGAAAATCAAAAGTATATCAGTCGGGTATTAAGTAATGATAGCGTCTTTCTGGATGTCGGGGCCAACGTGGGAATTTACTCCGTCCTGGCTGCCATGGAAGGACCGAATACTAAGGTTTATGCGTTTGAACCTGATTCAAAATCTAGAGAATGTATCCAGGCAAATATCGATCATAATGGTTTGAATAACATCAAGATCGTTTCAGAGGCTCTTTCTGATCGTGAAGGCACGGCCGTGTTTTACATGGATCAGAATAATCATGGTGGTAATTCTTTGAATAAAGATAGTATTCCCAACGTTGAAACGGCAAAAAAGGTTTCAGTTTCCCTGACCACCATGGATCTGTTTGTAAAAAAAGAGGATTTAAAAAAGATCGATTTGATCAAAATTGACGTTCAAGAACATGAAGTGGAAGTTCTTAATGGAGCCATCGAAACTTTAAAGAAATTTCGTCCTATTGTCCTGATTGAATGTTCAACGCTGACGGAAGGGAATAAAGATCCTTTCCAGTTTTTTGAGAATGCAGATTACAACGTCTTTGATCCGAAGTCTGAAAAGATTTATTCGGTCGAAGAGGCTCGTAAAGCCCTACAGGATAAAAAACACACTTCGGATCACGCCTATATCGATTTCTTTTTCTTTCCTGTCGAAAAGAAACATTATTTCATTGCGGATCGACCGCATTTAGTATTCTTGGCGGAACACCTTTCTTTCGGCGGATCTGAACGTGCTTTGATTGAATACTTAAGTTGCATTGATCGTGAGAAGTATAAACTTTGTTTAATTTTGCGGGATGAGCTTCCGGATAACTATCTTCTAAGCAGTGTGCCAGAGTATGTGGAAATTAAGACGATATATCCGGACAACGAAAAGTTAAGCTGGTTTGCCCAATGGCGCAAAAATAATTTTGCAAAACTCGACTTAACTATCCGTATGAAAAAAGCCTTTCTTTCTTTGCCTAAAGAAAGCTACATTTGCGATTTTTCATCAGTGCTGATTAAACTCGCGTATCATTTCCCTGGATATAAAAAGATTTACTGGATTCATGGGCCGAAATCCCACATGGACGAGTTGGAACTGCGTAAGTTTGGTCTTCGCTTGCGTGCTTATGACCTGATTTTAGCTGTTAGTGAGCATCTTAAGACAGAAATGCAAACATTGTTGCCGTCTTTAAAAGAGAAAGTGTTTTCGCTTTATAATCCGTTTGATATTGAGCGGATTAAGGAAAGTGCTAACGATGACAGTGATTTGTCGGCAGAGGATCGTCGTCTTATAAAAGGCAAATATATTTTGGCTGTGGGGCGGTTTGCGGCTGAAAAAGATTTTATTACTTTAATTCAGGCTTACAGTATACTGAAGAACAATGGGTTTGATCGTAAGCTTTACATCGTTGGTGATGGGCCGCGCCGTCAGGAAATCAAAGACGAGATCAAAAAAGAAAACTTAGAGCAGGATATCGTGCTATTGGGGGCTCGTCCGAATCCCTATATTTGGATGAAGAATGCAGAGATGTTTGTGCATTCAGCTTTTCTAGAAGGTTTTGGCCTTGTTCTTGTTGAAGCGATGGCTTTACAAAAAGCAGTTGTCGTGACGGATTCTCCGGTGGGACCTCGAGAGGTTTTAGATAATGGTAAGTACGGGATTTTAGTGCCGGTCAAAGATCCTCAGCAAATGGCGGAGGCAATATTAAAACTTTTTGGAGAACCCGATGCGATGCGGGATTATGAGACGTTGTCGTTAAGTCGTGCTAAAGACTTTCAAGCCGATTGTATTTTAGGTCGATTTGATCAGATCATTAAGTCTTTATAA
- a CDS encoding UbiA family prenyltransferase, translated as MTRYTVCDLDNCLIKTDLLYEQWLVLLKSKPWFWVLSFFWLMKGKAFFKHNLATHTKLQPDSLPYRFEVIDLLKRRASAGDVLILASASPEPWVHSVASYLGLFRSTIGSTSSDNRKGSSKLRAIQDLSQGVEFSYIADAPVDLEIWKESQEIVAVNASPSLKNKIHTLNKPTQFIEDGNKSLLTLIVKQLRPHQWIKNVLVFLPALAGHRFQSLDVLTNGFLAFFGFSLTASFVYILNDLLDLSSDRNHHSKKNRPFASGNLPLIYGFAQLPLLLAVSLGIGLLLPPPYLGWILTYLILNLAYSLYLKQSVVVDIIILSLMYTLRIFAGSAATDVPVSEWLLSFSTLFFFSLACIKRYTEIIRSKNKITLDGRGYRQVDHPMVQNLGVGAGLLSILIVLMYLQSEDVRRLYTQPQNLWFATPVLLFWISRIWILTNRDEIHDDPVVFAVKDKISWVCLGILAVIFGISS; from the coding sequence ATGACTAGATACACCGTGTGCGACTTAGATAACTGCTTAATCAAGACTGATCTGCTGTACGAGCAGTGGCTGGTACTTCTAAAGTCAAAGCCTTGGTTTTGGGTCTTAAGTTTTTTCTGGCTTATGAAAGGCAAGGCCTTTTTCAAACACAATTTGGCTACGCACACGAAGCTTCAACCCGATTCCTTACCCTACAGATTTGAAGTGATTGATCTTCTAAAAAGAAGAGCTTCCGCAGGAGACGTTCTTATTTTAGCCTCAGCAAGTCCGGAGCCTTGGGTCCATTCAGTGGCGTCTTATCTGGGTCTATTTCGCTCAACTATAGGCAGCACCTCTTCAGACAACCGCAAAGGCTCATCAAAACTTCGCGCAATCCAAGATCTCTCTCAAGGTGTTGAATTCTCGTATATTGCCGATGCTCCGGTGGACCTTGAGATATGGAAAGAGTCTCAAGAAATCGTAGCGGTTAATGCCTCGCCCTCCTTGAAAAATAAAATCCACACCTTAAATAAGCCAACCCAGTTTATAGAAGACGGAAATAAATCCTTATTAACACTTATCGTAAAACAGTTACGCCCCCATCAATGGATTAAAAATGTTCTAGTTTTTCTGCCTGCGCTTGCTGGCCATAGATTCCAAAGCTTAGACGTCCTGACGAATGGATTTTTAGCTTTTTTTGGGTTTTCCCTAACAGCATCATTTGTGTATATCCTTAATGACTTGCTGGATCTGTCATCAGACCGCAACCATCACAGCAAAAAAAATCGCCCCTTTGCCTCGGGAAACCTACCGCTTATTTATGGCTTCGCCCAATTACCCCTTCTATTGGCAGTTTCGCTAGGTATTGGGCTTCTTTTACCGCCTCCGTATCTTGGATGGATTCTGACCTATTTGATTTTAAATTTGGCTTATTCGCTTTATCTAAAGCAAAGCGTGGTGGTAGACATCATAATTTTGTCTTTGATGTACACCCTAAGAATCTTCGCGGGATCCGCGGCTACTGATGTTCCGGTTTCTGAATGGCTTTTAAGCTTCTCGACACTTTTCTTTTTTAGCCTTGCATGTATCAAACGCTACACGGAAATTATCCGCAGCAAGAACAAGATCACACTTGATGGGCGCGGCTATAGACAAGTTGATCATCCGATGGTGCAAAACTTAGGTGTCGGCGCCGGGCTACTTTCAATTTTGATTGTGCTTATGTATCTTCAAAGTGAAGACGTTCGCCGACTATACACCCAACCACAAAATCTTTGGTTTGCGACGCCCGTTTTACTTTTTTGGATTTCGCGCATTTGGATTTTAACCAATCGTGATGAAATCCATGACGACCCTGTGGTCTTTGCCGTTAAAGATAAAATCAGCTGGGTCTGCTTAGGTATATTGGCAGTTATCTTTGGGATATCATCATGA